The genomic DNA GTCCCTACCAGATTGTACCCCTGCTGATGGCTCTGAGGTTAGAGGTAGTGCGCCTGCTCATTGCTGATGATGTGGGAATTGGCAAGACGATCGAAGCAGGACTAATTGCCAGAGAACTACTCGATCGACGTGAGGTAAACAGAATAGCGGTACTCTGTCCTCCCCATCTGTGTGAGCAGTGGCAAAAGGAATTAGCAGAAAAATTTAATATCATGGCAACAGTGATACGATCGGGCACTGCTAGCAAATTGGAGAGGGAAGCCATTGGTCGACACATTTTTCAGCACTTCAGACACATTGTAGTTAGTCTGGATTACGCTAAAAACGATCGCCATATTAACAGTTTTATTGTTCATTGTCCTGACTTAGTCATAGTAGATGAAGCTCACACCTGTGCTTTGCCTAGTTCTGTGAGTAATACTCAGAAACAACGCTACAATTTGCTACGTAGGGTGGCAGAAGATAGTAACCGTCATCTGATAATGCTTACTGCTACTCCCCACAGTGGTATTCAATCTTCTTTTCAATCTCTGTTAGAGCTACTGCATCCCGAGTTTGGCAGCTATGATTTAGAGCAGCTAACTGAGAGTAAAAGGAAAAAACTAGCAAAACATTTCATACAACGGAGGCGGGCTGATGTAAAACAGTGGTTAGGTAACGAAACGCCCTTTCCAGAGAGAGTTAGTTATGAAAGACCATACAAACTATCAGGAGACTACCTGAAGCTGTTTGAAGATGTGTTTGCCACCGCTGCAGGATTAGTTAAAGACATTACTGATGATATGAGCTATGTTCAGAAACGGGGGAGATATTGGTCAGCTTTAGCTCTCATCCGTTGTGTAATGTCTTCTCCCAGGGCAGCGATTGCTTCTCTCAGCAAAAAGCTGGATTTGACGGAAGAAGACTGTTTGGAAGACCTACTGAGTGGCTACATCTATGACCCTACAGACCGTGAGTACAATCAAGATGACCAACCAGCAATTACTACAGACTATCAGAAGCAAAAATTGCTAGGTTTTCTGCAACGAGCAAAGCAGATTACACCCCAAAAGGACGAAAAATTGCAGGAGTGTATCAGGGTTGTGGAAGAGGTCTTGCAGACAGGTCAAAAACCAATTATTTGGTGTCGTTACATAGCTACCGCAGAATACGTGGCACAACACTTACGCAATAAATTTGGTGGTAGGGAGGGGGTAAATGTAGTTGCTATCACAGGGAATCAAGCGGAAGATGAGCGGGAAATAAAATTGGCGGAACTAACTAAATCAGAACAGCCAATTCTTGTGGCTACTGATTGCTTGAGTGAAGGAGTAAATCTGCAACAGTACTTTTCCGCAGTAGTCCATTATGACTTGCCTTGGAATCCTAATCGGTTGGAGCAGAGGGAAGGAAGAATCGATCGTTATGGACAGCCATCGCCTACTGTTTCCTGTTATTTAATTTATGGGACAAACAATCCAGTAGATGGAGCGGTGCTGAGTGTGTTAGTGCGCAAAGCAGTGCAAATCCATAAAAGTTTAGGTATTACTGTACCAGTTCCTATAGATAGTGCTAGTGTTGCAGAAGCAATTTTTCAGGCACTATTTGAACATGCTGCACCTACACAGTTAAGCTTGTGGGAAGAAAACACTGCTATTAAAGATTTCCATAGAGATTGGGATAGAGCTACTGAACGGGAAAAAATTAGCCGTACTCGCTTTGCTCAACACAGTATTCGCCCTGAAGAAATTGCCCAAGAACT from Pseudanabaenaceae cyanobacterium SKYG29 includes the following:
- a CDS encoding DEAD/DEAH box helicase, with protein sequence MQAPQPGSIVCSGERLWVVMPSDNPQVVKIRPLSGTDDASTGIFLPLLQRGLESLTPAGFPPPSPDSLGDYSQLQLLLEAAKLTLRSGAGPFRSFGNLSVQPRPYQIVPLLMALRLEVVRLLIADDVGIGKTIEAGLIARELLDRREVNRIAVLCPPHLCEQWQKELAEKFNIMATVIRSGTASKLEREAIGRHIFQHFRHIVVSLDYAKNDRHINSFIVHCPDLVIVDEAHTCALPSSVSNTQKQRYNLLRRVAEDSNRHLIMLTATPHSGIQSSFQSLLELLHPEFGSYDLEQLTESKRKKLAKHFIQRRRADVKQWLGNETPFPERVSYERPYKLSGDYLKLFEDVFATAAGLVKDITDDMSYVQKRGRYWSALALIRCVMSSPRAAIASLSKKLDLTEEDCLEDLLSGYIYDPTDREYNQDDQPAITTDYQKQKLLGFLQRAKQITPQKDEKLQECIRVVEEVLQTGQKPIIWCRYIATAEYVAQHLRNKFGGREGVNVVAITGNQAEDEREIKLAELTKSEQPILVATDCLSEGVNLQQYFSAVVHYDLPWNPNRLEQREGRIDRYGQPSPTVSCYLIYGTNNPVDGAVLSVLVRKAVQIHKSLGITVPVPIDSASVAEAIFQALFEHAAPTQLSLWEENTAIKDFHRDWDRATEREKISRTRFAQHSIRPEEIAQELAESDRILGTAADVERFVCVTLSRLHASAIPTTISGIRCWQLPIVPNCLRPLLGSSAPTLCFSQPYPPGTEYVGRTHPIVTHLAQFVLEKAISNDTDSPGARCGLTVTRAVNKRTNLFVLRMRYLLNQTLAEECIVVGFRGAVDDPQWLPEQEAESLLKTAQPTGDRPPNIKRYEISKLLEQLDKLSPEFERLARQHAQKLRESHDRVRAITRERCTVVEPQLPPDILGVYIFLPG